The genomic segment TCGGCGGCTTGATCTGGACGCTTGTACTTGTCGGTGCCATACTAAACTGGTGGTTGCCGTATGTATCAGGTGTAACAGTATATAAAATGCCGAATAACGAAACATGGCAGCAGGTGTATGACAGGATTTTTTCGAAAACAATTATCCTATTGCCTTCGATTAAAAATAACCCGAGACCTAACTTGGAGCATATCATTCTTCATGTTCTCATCCTAAGCTCGGCGATTACAGCTTGGATGTATGTGCTTGGGCAGCCATAAAAGCATAAAAACAACACAAGCGGCCACCGCGCAAACGGTGGCCGTTTGGCGTTGGGCGAGTAGCCCCGAGGCGAGCCTGAGTGAGCCCAAAGTGAGAAAAAAATTAAGCTCTTGCCTGTGGCTGTAGTCGATATTGCTTCGGGCTGACCCCATAGTAGGCGCTGAAATGGCGTGTGAACGGATGGATGGCGGGGTAGCCGAGCCGCTCAGCGATGGCCGTCACACTCAGCTCGGTTTCCAGCAAGAGATTGGAAGCCCGCCTCATCAGCAGCTTGTGATGGTAGGCTTTCGGCGTTAGGCCAGTCTCGCGCAGAAACAGCGCGTGGAAGTAAGTGCGCTTCAAGCCGCAAAATGTCCACCAGGTTTCGACAGGCTCGCGCTGTTCTGGATGGTCGTTCAAGTGGTTGAGCAAACGGACAATCCGGTAATCGGTTGGCTGATGAGTGTGAACCGTATTGTACCAGTTCAGCATCCATGCATAGAGAAGGCTATTGATCATCTCCGTCCGGTAGAACGCTGCATTATGGTAAAGCTTGGCGAGCATAACGAACGATTCATACAGCTCAGGATAGGGCTGCAGCGAATAGACGCGTGGCAAACGGTCCAGCTCGTCACAAGGAAAGCTTCGTGAGGCTTCGCGCAGCTCAAACGGCTCGGGCGCGTAAATGAAGGTTCGATTGACGGAAACCGGCTCCTTGTCATCCCATAGATCGGCATAGAGATTATAAGATTGCAGAGGATGGCTAGGTGTAATATGAAAGGCATGAGGCTCATCCGGCTTCAAAAAAATAAGCGTTCTGCTGTCGAATGGGTAACGCACTCCGTTAATCTCCATCTCCCCTGGTCCGTCGGTAAATAGATGAAAAGCATAGACGCTGCAGACGCGGAGCTTCTCGTTGGAGCTGCCATCATACAAGTAGTTCATGCAGTCGCCGACATAGGGGGTCATCTCGTTCAGAAGCTTCATGCGAGCACCTCGTTTTAGATTATAGCATTTGAAAATTAGCGGATGAATCGTCAAATTAATGGATGACTGATCAAATACGAATATCTACATCAATGATACAATAACTGCAATGTTAAGCATAGCACTATTGATATATGAGTGGATAAATTAACAACAGAAAACAACAGAAGCGATTAGGATCTGCGCTTCGAGATTTGATCCCGTCCAAGGAGGGAAGCTATTGCGATTTAACCAAAAGGTTGTACTAGTCACGGGCGGCGGCTCCGGCATCGGTGAGGCATGTGTGGAGATGTACGCCGCCGAAGGGGCGCATGTTGTCATAGCGGATTTGAATGCTTTGGAGGCTCAGCGAGTAGCGGAAGGTCTGCTGCAAAAATATAGATTTTTGAAAGGGCTTCCAAAAATATTGGCGCTCCAAGCCGATGTCTCGCAGGAGGAGTCGGTTACTTCGCTTATGGAGGCCACGCTGCAAGCATTTGGACGGCTGGATGTGCTCATTAATAACGCTGCTATCATCTGTCCGAAGCCCATAGAGGACATCGACGAACAGGCTTTCGACCGGCTTTATGCGGTTAATGTGAAGGGCGTCTATTTGATGATTAAGCATGCCATCCCGCATTTGCGCAGCACGAAAGGCAATATTGTCAATCTGGCATCGCTCAATGGCCTAGTCGGCCAGCGGAACAATGCCGTATACGCCGCTTCCAAGGGGGCGGTTATCGCTATGACCAAATCGCTGGCCCTTGATTTTGCCCCAAGCGGCGTCAGAATCAACTGCGTATGTCCGGCAGGCGTGATGACGCCGCTGCTGGAAGAGTGGGTGCAGCAGCAGATCGATCCTGCCGCAGCACAGCGTACTTTGGACGAGATGCACCCGCTCGGACGTCCGGCCAATGCTGCGGAGATTGCCCAGGCGGTCCTCTATTTGGCATCAGAGCAAGCTTCCTTTATTACAGGTGTGGCGCTTCCGGTCGAAGGCGGCGCATCGCTAGGCTACTAACTGACATGGCAGGAGATGGGAAGATGAAAATTACAAAAGTAGAAACATTTGTGCTGCATGTGCCGATTGATCCGCCAATAACCGATGCGATTAACGTGGCGCAGCATTGGGGGCTGGCTGGCGTTCGGATTTTTACAGATGAAGGTTATGTCGGTTATGGCTACACGGGAACCTGTGCGCATGGTGACGATATGATCGTCGATACAATCGAGCGTTATTACGCTCCCGAGCTAATTGGCAAAGACCCTTTTATGGTGAAGGAAATATGGGATACGCTGCGTTACGGCAAAATGCATTGGATTGGCCGCGCGGGTATTGCCCATATGGCGCTTGCGGCAGTAGATATTGCGCTTTGGGATATTATGGCGAAAGCCTCGAACAAGCCGCTGTGGCAGTATCTTGGCGGGCATAAGTCAACGGGAATTAAAGCTTATAACACGAATGGGGGCTGGCTGAACTGGCCTTTGGAGCGTTTGCTAAAGGATGTAACGGACATTGTCGAGCAAGGCTTCACTGGGGTGAAAATCAAAGTGGGCAAGGCTGATCCGCATGAGGATTTCGAGCGGGTGAAGGCGGTCCGTCAGGCTATTGGCGATAAAACAATTTTTATGATAGACGTAAACCAGCAATGGAATATCAACACGGCGATGACGTGGGGCAAAAAGCTGGAGCAATTCGA from the Paenibacillus sp. BIHB 4019 genome contains:
- a CDS encoding AraC family transcriptional regulator gives rise to the protein MKLLNEMTPYVGDCMNYLYDGSSNEKLRVCSVYAFHLFTDGPGEMEINGVRYPFDSRTLIFLKPDEPHAFHITPSHPLQSYNLYADLWDDKEPVSVNRTFIYAPEPFELREASRSFPCDELDRLPRVYSLQPYPELYESFVMLAKLYHNAAFYRTEMINSLLYAWMLNWYNTVHTHQPTDYRIVRLLNHLNDHPEQREPVETWWTFCGLKRTYFHALFLRETGLTPKAYHHKLLMRRASNLLLETELSVTAIAERLGYPAIHPFTRHFSAYYGVSPKQYRLQPQARA
- a CDS encoding SDR family oxidoreductase, with translation MRFNQKVVLVTGGGSGIGEACVEMYAAEGAHVVIADLNALEAQRVAEGLLQKYRFLKGLPKILALQADVSQEESVTSLMEATLQAFGRLDVLINNAAIICPKPIEDIDEQAFDRLYAVNVKGVYLMIKHAIPHLRSTKGNIVNLASLNGLVGQRNNAVYAASKGAVIAMTKSLALDFAPSGVRINCVCPAGVMTPLLEEWVQQQIDPAAAQRTLDEMHPLGRPANAAEIAQAVLYLASEQASFITGVALPVEGGASLGY
- a CDS encoding mandelate racemase/muconate lactonizing enzyme family protein, which gives rise to MKITKVETFVLHVPIDPPITDAINVAQHWGLAGVRIFTDEGYVGYGYTGTCAHGDDMIVDTIERYYAPELIGKDPFMVKEIWDTLRYGKMHWIGRAGIAHMALAAVDIALWDIMAKASNKPLWQYLGGHKSTGIKAYNTNGGWLNWPLERLLKDVTDIVEQGFTGVKIKVGKADPHEDFERVKAVRQAIGDKTIFMIDVNQQWNINTAMTWGKKLEQFDLFWLEEPLNPDDIMGHRKLADALNVPIALGEHVYSKYAFRDYIHQGAIEYCQVDVTRVAGITEWLQVAGLAASYDIPICPHVGDMGQIHQHLVAATSGAIMLEYIPWIRTIFVEPATVKNGFYVLPELPGASTEIIPRYFDQYRIR